In the genome of Epinephelus moara isolate mb chromosome 14, YSFRI_EMoa_1.0, whole genome shotgun sequence, the window CTCCTTTGTCCCTGCTGTCAGTGGCGATATCAGTTACCCCCCTGTCCCTGCAACATGCTCTACTGCCATCTCTTTCTTCCAGCTACTGTTGGGGGGGGAAATGCCATATGCTTTCTGACCATGGCTCAGTCATGTTGCATTCTGCTGCTTGttctttttatgatattttgattCTTTCTTATTTGCTATTGGCTTCCGTTTTTTGGATTGCTCCTGATTTTCTCATCTTTACTTGCTTGGTTGCTCAGTTGGTTGCTTTTCATTCTTCTCAcgtttttctcttttctgttttcctttgtttgttgCCCTCCTTCGTCCTCCTCTTCGTCTGCAtctcctcttcctgtctctcctctctctgtctttctctctctgcccgTCACAGTCGTTTCCACTCTCCAATATAAAGTgtccacccctcccacccacccagACACTCCTCCCGAGTACAGACAGTACAGAGCTAGCACACTGCCACCCTCCTACGTCCGCGtggcctcctcctctcctccctcctcctccgcctcctcctctccctgtcaGGAGAAAGAGGTGGGGGCTGCTAGGGACAGGGCCCAGCTCTCCTCCCAGCTCTCCACCTCACTCGCCTCCGCCTTTTCCCCAGTCCAGGCAGGAGTGACCACCCAGGGCCGACAGGTCCGTCAGATCCCCCTGTCTCCTCCCACAGCAGCCCGCCACCTACACcttcaacaacaacagcagcaacaagaCATCATGCTCCCCCCTAAACACGGCACCTGGTCTGCCTCCCACTTGCAGCAAATGTACGCCCAGTTACCCCCCTCCGCCTCCCCTCCAGTTATGATGGCCATGCCTGTGAAGCAGGGTATGCCCCAACAGCCCACCCTCCCATTGGctcaccccctccctccccagAGCACTAGGATGAAGCCCCCACCTCTTGACCCAAACGCCATGACGGGCCATCACCAGTACCCCCAGCACCAGCCCCACCCTCACTCCAACGGCCAGCCAGATGGCTCCTACTCTCCTCATTCTCAGCATCTGCCACTCACCCCGCAGTACTGCGAGGCCATCCCCCTGCCTCCTCTGATAGGTCAGACAGCCCCAGGCCCTGCCCTCAACCACCAGCCCCAGTACCCATCCACCTTCCACCCTCAGCAGCAACTGCATctgcaacaacaacatcaacaacagcagcaggtgTACCACCAGCAGGCCCAGCCCCCCAccaccacttcctcctcctcctcctcctcctcaccccccTCTTACACTGCCGTGTCTGACGGGGGCTCGCCCAAGAAGACCCCCTCCCCCGTCCCCCAGCAGACCCCCACGGTCAGCAGCAGTAAGtatgaggaggagagaagaggaggtaGTCTCTCAGCAGTGGGATGTTActtgtgtacagtgtgtgtgtgactgtgtgtgtggggggtggGTCATGTGTAAGGGACTGTATTCTCACTGTAGTGTGTGCACCTCACCCACAATGCTACATGAGAGCATGAAAAACGCATGTGTCACATGCACACAATACATCAGCACTTGAAGCCCCTACACACCCACAGTCCACctccacacaggtgttttcactgatGTCGTCTGATCAGATCTGTTCCCAGGATGAAACAAtatttattaaacaaagtatTTACACATCAtactcatagactgtataaaagaagtggacgcAGCCTTTGAAAAGTGCAGCCAATGTTAAATTGCCTTAAACCTGcgttctttctaatggccagcagggggcgactccactggaTGCAAAAAGAAGTTCAATTGTATACAAGTCTACGCAaaaatgaccctacttctcacttgatttatcacctcagtaaacattttcctaatgagtGTATGGTCTCAATCACTAGTTTCAGGTCTTCTTCAGTGCAGCATGacgttcattttgtaaattacgGTCCCATTTagactaaaatagacaataaagcagggtatgctttaaGGCGTGTCTATGACAAGTCGCTAAAATCAATGTCTTGGTGCAAAAGCTTAGCAATGCGTATCCATGACACTGTGTACATTTTAATAGCTTTAAACATAGCTGGAACCTTCACAGTCTGTTTCAGCTCACTGTAACattttagtcacctaaaaatgtcttcagttcagttcagtattcGGTTATACTAAAAGACTCTATAAGATGTCGGCTGTTCTTTTTTCCAGTAAGTAACGTATTTGTTTAAAGCCTGTTTTTCGCTAGTCAAAATTAGCATCCCAATTAATATGACAGATAACATGAATTACAGTGCACCAGCTGATTCGTACCTGAAACCAGATCTGTTTATTGCCTATCCCCTGACCAATGGCCTGTCCTCACCCTAATCATTCTAACCCCAGCCATCTTTGCAAATGTGCAGGTTCCTGGAACGAATTCGGCAGCAACATACCTTGCCAACCCGAACTAGCGCTAGCTGATGAATTAGTATTTGCTATGCTAACAGTAGCAAGCCTCATTGGGCTGGTATGGGTCTACCCATGTGCTAATCTAATGGTAGCTCCACCCGCTCGTCCAAATACAGTGatctctggctccaaaaagccaCCATGGCCACAGCCTAATACCAAACTCAAGAGTAGACAAGGTTGGTTCAGAATACTTTGAAATGTAGTCAGTTACTGAATACAAATTACATGGCCATTTTTGTAATGAGTAACATAATCCAGtgaattataaaaacaaaaagtgtaaTTTTATCCAATAACTTTTAGATTACTTTTGAATTACCCTACTTTAAAAGCAAACATTGAAAATATTGCACCTTGTCCTAGAAAATGgtaaaatataaattatttcATTAAACTCAGAACATTTTCAGTGCCAACAAAAAGCCTTTTTGCGTTTTCATTATTTACAGTTGGCCAAATCAAATTACCCTGAGAAAAATCATATTGGCACATACCACAGGTGCACTGAgtgtatttacaacttccaataCACATTCATGAAGTGTAATCTTGGCTGATTGTAGTTCCTTATTTACAGATGGTTATTTGAACCCTGCTTCAACGCGACATTGCAGTGAATAAACATGAGGCCAAACTGAGCAATAATCTACTTTCTAATTCATTATGCTTGAAGACATGACTCACCTTATAAGTAACAAGATGTAACCCTAACTCAAACCTTCTCTTATGGCCTAACCCTTCATAGCTAGCGAGCTGCTAATTTAGGTGTTGACACTTGCACAGTGTACCGGTTTTATTCATTGACTACATTCTAGCATCTATAAATTCGAGGCTTCAAAATTatagtctacaaaccaatgttTGGCATCACGGTGGCTACATTCACTTATTTTATATAGTCTATGTACTATATACTCTGTTTGATCTGTCTGTTGCACCTGTAACTTTTAGCAATGTTATTAGCACATAAAATTGTGTGGCCTCCATAATTTCCAGAATATCCCTACCCAGTTGTAATCTGACTAGAGTTCTAATCAGCCAGAGTAAGTGAAagcacctgtgtgggtgtgcagagtccttagttttagtttagtgttAGCACAACGCAGCAAAATAAAAGGCCTTTGTCTTAGcaggagaagcacaggtgttacaTACAACATAAACAATGGCTCTGATACCCGAAActaaagcagctaaatggaattcagacGTATTAATTACACCTGTACTTCTCTGTCTGTGACATGCCAGAATGTCTTCTGTGTAAAAAGTCTACAACTCTAAACATGCAGCCAAGGAACCAAGGTATTTTTACAAGCCAGTATTTGAATATTCTTCACCAGCCAAGTCAGTCACCGAAACTCAATCCAGCTCAACGGGTGTCTAAATTCCTCAAAACCACACCAAAGGAAAAATGTCCCTAAAGTGTCTGCAGTCATAAAACATCATCAGGGGAAATACCATGTGTTTGCATGGGTCATAACCATCAGGAAGTCAGTGACAGCAATGGATCtgcaaaaaacatgaaatatacTTTATTTCTGGTTGTTTTGATTTGTGCAATTATTTTCTGTCCCCTAAAATCAGAGGACTGCGTTATAAAGGGCTTTAATTTCGACACTTTTCATCCGATGTACGTGAACACCCTCAAGTTACACACCAAGTCTGTGCCTTAATCTTAGTACATTACAGATCCAATTATGCTGGAatacagagaaaacacagaaaaatatatCACTGTCCAGGCAGCCTGAGTTTTTCAGTCACTTAACTGTGCACCTCAAAGTCATCCTGCAACTTTAAAACTTACTTGAATCAATCCAAGTTGACACTCTGTCACCTTTATTTTGTCCCATTATTGTCACATGGTTAGGGCAGTGACAGGCAGTGACTGTTATAAAAGCTGCAACAATGTTTCAATGGTTTTTTTTGGCTGCCACTTTGACAAGCAATGTTGCAAACAGAGACATTTTGAAAGGATACTGTGCAGCCTTCAGTACTTTGTTGCTTTAAGCTGGCTGAGATATTTGAGATTCCTACATGCACCGACTGCACCAACAAGGTGGAGTTTTCAAAAGCATTCATTTGCAGCTGTATTACCCTGAGACAAtgggtatgtttacatgcacagtaatATTACATCAATATTTTGAATATGACAGTATTCTGAATTTTGTACAGGTCacgtaaacagcatattctttTTGGATAATCCAAATTAGGCCTTATTCTGACTGTAGCATTGTTTGATAAAGAAAGTTTAATATGCcggtattattcaggttttaataGCATTATTTGGACGCGTACACAACACATTCAGAATATGCGTCTCAACTGggatttttactgcagtttgcaacacacgGCCTCTCGCCTGTTTACCATCAactctgtgcgttgtcatggatgCATTGTACATGAAGCAGCTCACCAACAGTTTGAAGAAGGGGTAAAGATGCATGCCTAAAAGGAAAGCCCACACTTCTGGTTAGAAGAAGTGGTGTTTGCAAGTCTGGCACTGgtggaaaactttgaaaaaatcctGGCACAAGCGACAGCCATTCCACttttttgacatgataaacgaCATACTAGGAGACATTAATCGcagtatgcacagctgcatgtaaacagaagTATTAGTGGAATAGTCACTTTCATTAGCCACATTAAcggcttagtaggaatattgtctttttccaAAGTAAGGGCAAATAccggaatattttgtgcatttaaACGTAGTCACTAATGTAACTTTGATAGTGcactaaaatgaaataaaatcagtgGCTGCCTGTAAagtagaaaatgtaaaaaacgtTATTTAATCTGTACATAATCAGACAATCAACCAAACAACCAATATCACTCTATCTATGTATAGTTTAATCATCTCCAGTTTATGCACATGTGCTGTCCAGTGGTCCGAAGTCTTGTAGTAAGCAGTAGTGCTCTACAGTGAGAGTGTGTAGCATATCCCTCTTCAGACGGTCTTCACACAACCTTCCAAGGGGCAAAAAAGGTCAATCAGCCCATACAGCCATTAACCAATATCAAATTGTGCCCCTCCCAGGCCCCCCTGTCTCTGCAGGTCACCCAGCTATGCTTTCTGTGGCGCCTCCTCCAGCTTCAGTTCCAGCACCCATGGCTGGTCCTCCAGCCCCGCCACCACCACCGGGTCCACCGCCCCCAATGGCCGTGCCCCCACCCATGCCCCCTCCACTGCCTACTGGTGGAGGGCCTCCTGGGGGCCCGCCCGGGGCCCAGCACCAACCCTCAGGGCTGGCTGCAGCACTGGCTGGAGCCAAACTACGTAAAGTACATAGGGTGAGCCTCCATGGCTGAAAGCTCAGGAGATGTAGATCCAGTCCTTCTGGTTTTACG includes:
- the evla gene encoding enah/Vasp-like a isoform X3; this translates as MSEQSICQARASVMVYDDASKKWVPIKPGQQGFSRINIYHNTANNTFRVVGVKLQDQQVVINYSIVKGLKYNQATPTFHQWRDARQVYGLNFASKEEATTFSNAMLFALNVLSSPDSGGPVVQRQNGPSSEESEAQRRMMEQHQMQAHKERERRTSGSVVSTLQYKVSTPPTHPDTPPEYRQYRASTLPPSYVRVASSSPPSSSASSSPCQEKEVGAARDRAQLSSQLSTSLASAFSPVQAGVTTQGRQVRQIPLSPPTAARHLHLQQQQQQQDIMLPPKHGTWSASHLQQMYAQLPPSASPPVMMAMPVKQGMPQQPTLPLAHPLPPQSTRMKPPPLDPNAMTGHHQYPQHQPHPHSNGQPDGSYSPHSQHLPLTPQYCEAIPLPPLIGQTAPGPALNHQPQYPSTFHPQQQLHLQQQHQQQQQVYHQQAQPPTTTSSSSSSSSPPSYTAVSDGGSPKKTPSPVPQQTPTVSSSPPVSAGHPAMLSVAPPPASVPAPMAGPPAPPPPPGPPPPMAVPPPMPPPLPTGGGPPGGPPGAQHQPSGLAAALAGAKLRKVHRDESSPPGSSGKSDSNRSSGGSGGGGEGLMQEMNALLARRRKASEKPDEDDSSGRGPGQQNSTDAVKKPWERSNSAEKSSLVSRVRPIGSTSESDTEFDRMKQEILDEVVRELHKVKDEIINAIRQEIGRISTS
- the evla gene encoding enah/Vasp-like a isoform X2, whose product is MYSLDDFGEQSICQARASVMVYDDASKKWVPIKPGQQGFSRINIYHNTANNTFRVVGVKLQDQQVVINYSIVKGLKYNQATPTFHQWRDARQVYGLNFASKEEATTFSNAMLFALNVLSSPDSGGPVVQRQNGPSSEESEAQRRMMEQHQMQAHKERERRTSGSVVSTLQYKVSTPPTHPDTPPEYRQYRASTLPPSYVRVASSSPPSSSASSSPCQEKEVGAARDRAQLSSQLSTSLASAFSPVQAGVTTQGRQVRQIPLSPPTAARHLHLQQQQQQQDIMLPPKHGTWSASHLQQMYAQLPPSASPPVMMAMPVKQGMPQQPTLPLAHPLPPQSTRMKPPPLDPNAMTGHHQYPQHQPHPHSNGQPDGSYSPHSQHLPLTPQYCEAIPLPPLIGQTAPGPALNHQPQYPSTFHPQQQLHLQQQHQQQQQVYHQQAQPPTTTSSSSSSSSPPSYTAVSDGGSPKKTPSPVPQQTPTVSSSPPVSAGHPAMLSVAPPPASVPAPMAGPPAPPPPPGPPPPMAVPPPMPPPLPTGGGPPGGPPGAQHQPSGLAAALAGAKLRKVHRDESSPPGSSGKSDSNRSSGGSGGGGEGLMQEMNALLARRRKASEKPDEDDSSGRGPGQQNSTDAVKKPWERSNSAEKSSLVSRVRPIGSTSESDTEFDRMKQEILDEVVRELHKVKDEIINAIRQEIGRISTS
- the evla gene encoding enah/Vasp-like a isoform X1, producing MDIHRLQVLRYCLPQSVSDSGLFYSHIAASEQSICQARASVMVYDDASKKWVPIKPGQQGFSRINIYHNTANNTFRVVGVKLQDQQVVINYSIVKGLKYNQATPTFHQWRDARQVYGLNFASKEEATTFSNAMLFALNVLSSPDSGGPVVQRQNGPSSEESEAQRRMMEQHQMQAHKERERRTSGSVVSTLQYKVSTPPTHPDTPPEYRQYRASTLPPSYVRVASSSPPSSSASSSPCQEKEVGAARDRAQLSSQLSTSLASAFSPVQAGVTTQGRQVRQIPLSPPTAARHLHLQQQQQQQDIMLPPKHGTWSASHLQQMYAQLPPSASPPVMMAMPVKQGMPQQPTLPLAHPLPPQSTRMKPPPLDPNAMTGHHQYPQHQPHPHSNGQPDGSYSPHSQHLPLTPQYCEAIPLPPLIGQTAPGPALNHQPQYPSTFHPQQQLHLQQQHQQQQQVYHQQAQPPTTTSSSSSSSSPPSYTAVSDGGSPKKTPSPVPQQTPTVSSSPPVSAGHPAMLSVAPPPASVPAPMAGPPAPPPPPGPPPPMAVPPPMPPPLPTGGGPPGGPPGAQHQPSGLAAALAGAKLRKVHRDESSPPGSSGKSDSNRSSGGSGGGGEGLMQEMNALLARRRKASEKPDEDDSSGRGPGQQNSTDAVKKPWERSNSAEKSSLVSRVRPIGSTSESDTEFDRMKQEILDEVVRELHKVKDEIINAIRQEIGRISTS